A region of the Arachis hypogaea cultivar Tifrunner chromosome 15, arahy.Tifrunner.gnm2.J5K5, whole genome shotgun sequence genome:
AGATGAACACGAAGAGTGAGATTCCCACAAAATTTAAAACGATCACAGCAAAACAATACTTAAAATCTCGATttaagaaatataataaaaatagtcacAAGTTATCATGGAAATGCTCTAACCTTACTTTCAGCTTTGACATCCATATTCGGCGTAGCAGGGCTCCCCTGCAATTCTGCTACCCCAACCGCACCATTTCACCACAAAGAAATCACTCATTTAGATTtttgaagattaaaaaaaatgcaaatactCATTGAAACCAAACCGTACCATCACTCCGATTGTTCACAACAGGTGATTCAGCAGCTAGGGTTCCTGAATTCGACCCCTTCGGAGGTTTATCTGAACTCTTCATCATGCCGCGCTGCGACTCAGCTTTGCAAGGCGATTCGCTAGCTCGTTCTTCTCCCTCTGACGCCTTCCCTTGTTGTCCTTGTTTGTTTCCACCTTCGCCGCCTTCTGAATCCTTCTCTTTCGGGAGAAGCTCCGGCGCTCCCTCTGTGACAGCTCCGGCGCTCCCTCCGTGACAGACGGTGAGCGCCAAGGGAGTCACCATCAAATCCTCAAAATGGCGCAGCGAGGGGAGGTTGTCAAAGTTTCTCGCTCTATTGACCATATAGGACTTGAAATTGAAAGCGGGTTTCTCgctctctttattttcttctttgccCTTGAGGACTTCTTCTTTGGTAAGCACCACGGAGACCGAGAATGAAGGAAAAGGAAAAAATCGATTCCCTTTTTGTGGCTTCTTCGTGGTAATTGAAGAAATGGGGAGTTTTGTGAGTGTGTGGAACAGATGAAAAGTTGGAGATCTGGATCTGCTGCCTTGGTGGAACAGGAAACTTGTGTTGAGGTTCACGGAACTCATAATTGGTTACTGCGGATTTACTGGGTTATTAGTATGGGGAGATTTGATTTTCTGGTGTTAGATTGAGTTAGAAAGCTTTGGAATTGGGTTTCGGTGGTGGaaggaatgggagtggtgtctaTTTTGGATTCATGAGGTCAGTGAATTGGATCGACGAGAGTGAAGGTGTAAGAGTTGAGAGTTAGAGAGTCTCGATGAAGGGTGGGGATCTGTTGGCAAAGTTTTAGGTTAGGATTCAGGGGTTATTGGGTTTGGGGCGGgttattaggttttttttttagaaaactttttggccacgcttttaaagcgtgctaaAAGAGCATcaggatatggccacgctttaaaagcgtggcaaaagagcaccaggatatggccacgctttataAATGTTACTATAGTGAAATCCTGTTGCCACGCTTTCAAAACGTCCCTGTTTTtatctatggccacgcttttgaagcgtggcagaaaaaaacGTGGCCGTATCTCTATTCAACTGCCACCCTTACAAAAGCGTAGCCATTGacccttttcgccacgcttttgaagcgtggcgaaAAAAACGTGGCTGAATCTCTATTCAATTGCCACCctcacaaaagcgtggccataggccttttttcttgtagtggcaaAGTGTAATTGTTTGATATGTTCATGTGTGGAATAAGCACAACTCTATCCACTTTTTCTCTAGTCAATACAATGCACTTAATTATATGATGACCTAAACAACGTACCTGCAACTTAGTACCATTACACAAACCATTAGATTGGTCAATATTTCTTATTGCCGGTACACCTTCCTTCAAGCATAGCTGGTGATTAGGTAATCCTGAACAATTAATAGCATTCAACATATCAAGTGAAAAGGTGTCTAATTGAGACTCCATGTTACCTTCTTCAACACACAAAGAGTCAGAACAAAGATAAACCCTTTGATCGCCAGGTAAAAGACTCATTATACTGTTATTCACCTTGTTAACAACTTCTAGAGTGGGAGCAAGAATTGATTGTTTCTTGAAATAATCTGTGTTGGTCATGTTATATAATAGCATGGGATAGACAAACTGTATCAACTCTTCAAAATCAGTGTTAGTATCATCAATGAGAATCTCATTCGGGATCAAAACTTCAGACTCACAATCTATAGAATCACCAGCCAATCCATCTCCAATATGAATAAGCTAATTGGCAAAATCCATAATTTCGCAATTGTCTTGAGAACATGATGAAGAAGATAAATGCATATTCCTACTTAGCTTTAGTACATTACAGTAATCCCATATATATGATGAATTATTGGAAGATTGCACGATATGCTATCGTGATCCCATAGGTATGACTCGAAGGATCTGCCTAAAGTCACCACCTAGGACAACAACCTTTCCTCCAAATGGCATGTCAGGTTTGTAGGATTGCTCAAATCTAAGAATATCCTTCAATGACTTGTCTAAAGCCTTGTAATAGTGTTTGTTAAGCGTTGGAGCTTTATCTCATATAATCAAACTGGCTCTAGCAAGAAGCTTAGCAAGGGAGAAACCTTGTTTAAAGTTACAAAGCGAATTCTCGTTTATGTTTAGTGGAATCTTGAATCTAGAATGAGCAGTGTGTCTATTAGGGAGTAATAGTGAAGCAATATCACTTAATGCAACATTTAGCTTAATTTTGCTGTTACACCTTAATGACACAGATAACGTGCGATAAAGGAAAGTCTTCCCAGTACCGCTGTAACCATAAACAAAGTAAAATCCACCAAGGTCCATGGAGATAGAATTCAATATCTGATCGTATGCATTCTTCTGTTCGTGAGTCGTAGATTTCAAAGAATCCTTTAACTCTTCATGTAGTAATTCCCTATCAAAATTCATCTCATCCATTAAGAATCGATCATATACACCATCAATGTTTTGCATATCAGGATACGATAATGTAGAGAATTCTCTAAGAGATCTTCCATTTGCTTgtaatttttccttaattttaacCAATGTCAAATTCAATATTTGCTCATCTGATAATGGTAGCTCTAACAACAACAAATAAAACAACTAAGTAATGGAAGTTACttaaaatgaaataagaaatgcaagagaaaaaaaataattatgcacTCTTTAGCGAGAGAAATATGACAACAACCTTCACAACGATGATTTCTTCTATGAATATATAGGATGTGTTCAGATAATTGCTGGTAAAATGACTGCCAAACAAATTTAGGATAAGAATGTTATTcgatagaagaagaataacaaAGAGGTCATGAATGTAAGATCCTGATACCCACGAACTTGCTTCCAATATAGCATCAACAAATTTCTTGTCATCTTGGAGAATTCCTAATGTATAACATGCTTCCTTGAATGTATCATAAATAACATCATGAATAGTTCTAAGGTCAACAAAACTTGTGCATCCTTTCTATATGTTAAGTAAAAGTCTTAAGTAATAATCTTCACTATTTTCCCACGGGACGTGAGTCAATCGACCAATAGAAAAGCCTTACTTTTGTGGCAACCACATACAAACATCATCTTTCCATACAAACTTGTTAGGGAACTCACTATAAGTCAACAACCGGGCAAAAGTATATAAAGTATTAGCAAGGAACCATGCTAATAATTTTGTCAACTTGCCATCTACACGATTGAGAACATCTTGAATATTGTCATCATCTCTAAAGATAACAACATGCTCTTCAAGAAAGTGAAAGGGTAACCTAATAACTACAGGTTCCTTTATCTGAATATTATAACCAAATATCTTCCAAGCTGCCTCACATGATGATATATAATGACAATCATAATAATTTTGTATCTCATCCACAACCTGTCTAGCAATGAGTCAGTAGAAAATTGATAAAAAGAAGCAGTTACTCGATCATTGCCCTTGTACACATGTTTAAATAGATACTTGATAGCAAAAGTTTGGCATGTATGCTCGATATTTATATGACAACCATATCTCAACAACAAATACGGATTGTATGGAACAATGAAGGAATTATCAATGATAACATTCCTCTTAGTTATCGTGCAACAATTGCCTGGTCTCTTGTACTTTGGAAATTTAGCTACATCAATAACAGCACATGACCTAAATTTCTtaggaaaatattttaaaaaatgaccATCTTCCATGCACAGACTATTTTTGTTATGTCGATCGCAAGGCCATGAACCATGAATCTCTCTATggcagtgataaaccactattttatggtttatcttgtgctcaattgagtggattttatcaatctttcatacacttattcatactaattgcatggttttatatttttcttcctaatcCTGTGATATAATTGagaacatgtttcctaggcctttaaactgtcaattttaattatcctttattactattcgatgcattgatatgtgtgttaagtgttttcagggattatagggcaggaatgacttagaggatggaaaagaagcatgcaaaagtggaagaaatacaagaaactgaaggaactgctaaagttgtccagcctaacctctgggtactaaatcgaccataacttgagctacagaggtccaaatgacgcggttccagttgtgttggaaagctaacatttagggcttcgcaatgatatataatttttcatagctTCCCCGAAGATAGGTGACTCGCACGCATGGATCGCGCGcatgcgtgacctggcaaaaactcaatccacgcgtgactttgcagcgacctgtacgtaccagaaatcgctgggggcgatttctaggctgtttttgacccaatttttggcccagaaaacacagattagaggctataaagtgggagaatccatccatccattcattcattattcacaattttaggttttagatgtagttttagagagagagagagaggctccctcctctctcttaggtattTAGGATCAGGATTCctcttagtttatggttatttcttcattccaggttcaatgttctttaatttatgtttcttttctacttttatttattctaatgcttttacttgttaattacttatgttgccaaattggcttatgaaccttttcatgttagatttgaatattctatttaatgcaatttgaggtatttcagatttatgattgctttttactatttatgatataaataatttagattttttcccttttggctttggtggagtaattggtgacacttgagttgtcaaactcagctgttgattgaaaattcgaaattgctgattgatttggatccctctaaagctagtctttcaataggaattgactaggacttgaggaatcaaattgattagtccacttgactttcctttatttagtaagggttaactaagtgggagcaataacaattctcatcacacctgataaggataactaggatgggatttctagttctcataccttgccaagagtttttctagttattaatttaatttcctgccaatttattttcctgttccctatttcaaaaacccaaaaagatacaatttcataaccaataataaatcatacttccctgcaattccttgagagacccgaggtttaaatactttggttataaattttattgagttttattacttgtgacaaccaaaacttttgtacgaaagaattctctgttggtttagaaactatacttacaacgagactttatttatgaaattctttactgacagAAATCTGTtagtcaaaatggcgctgttgccgggaaattgcaaacgtgtgccttattattggttattgtaaatattttattttgcttgtttatttatttttatttttgttttttttttatttttattagctactatgagttcttaCTCCCGTCGCTTTGAGtctggttctaatgttgttgaaaggaatggaagctataataggaaCATGCGTCAAGGTTGAAACAAtcacagatggaaggagccacaagaatctgatcaaccctttcagcaacaacaccttccaagataccatggacaatgaCCATCCTacgatgcatgccaagacaatagttatggtggaccctttgataaacccatattttatgatatattttgtgcttagtttaagtgatttattcaatccttcacccacttattcatattaattgcatggttttacttttccttccttattatgtgatgtatgtgaaaaacatgtttcctatgctttaaaattaattattttaattacctttatttccattcgatgccgtgattagtgtgttgagtagtttcagatcttctaaggcaggaatgagtcaaaggatggaaaggaaacatacaaaaatggaaggaaagcataaaacggagtttgtgaagaaactggcagccacgcgatcgcatggacgacgcggccgcatgccagtgcgaagagagcgcgacgcgaacgcgtgactgatgctATCGCACGCCTCgagcgaaacacatatgacgcggtcgcatgactgacgcgaccgcgtgacaaggaaaactccgaatgacgcgaccgcgtgacccacgcggacgtgtgacagaggcgatgcaccagaaattgcagaaaatgcttcaagcgaattctgaagccctttttggcccaaatccaagttcagaaggcatagaccagaggttatgaagtgggggaatgcatccattcagggagagtctccactttagttagttttcatgatttagatttagttttgagagagaggttctctcctttctcttctctccttaggattaggatttaggatttctcttagttttaggagtgactctcaatcccaggttcaatgttctttttactttatatttatctcttacttttagatactttaatgcttatattagttatgttgcctatttggcttatgctacattcatgttacagattactcttttgaattaatgttatttgaggtatttcagtttaatattgctttcttttatttacattattgttattcccatctgaagacatttttattccagtagatttacttttctccttttggtcttggttaagaaatcagtaactcaggagttatcaaactcaaacatgattaataattgttatctttgttgattagattgaacttcaataatcccaatcttttcttaggaaataaataggattcgaagatcaaactaattaatcccttgacctttctttatcttagtaaaggttaacaaagtggaattgagattcaattttcatcatcattgataaggatagctaggataggacctctaatttctcataccttgccaaaagtttatttacagtcatttatttattttacttgccatttaaattgcttgttcttcatttactttatttgctaattaagctattcactcctcattctcaaaaccccaatttacaatctccataaccaataataagaacatacttccctgcagttccttgagaagacgacccgaagtttgaatacttcggttatcaatttatttaggggtttgttacttgtgacaacaaaaacgtttgtatgaaaggacatttgaaggtttagaaactatacttgcaacgaggatttatccgcaaaattctagaccacgcaaaagttctctcatcaaaatggcgccgttgctggggagctgcaattgtgtgccttattattggttattgtaaatatttttcttttacttgtttatttgtctttattttcccctttttatttttattagctactatgaattctcacccctttcgctttgagtttggttctaatgttattgaaaggaatggaagttataacaggaacatgcatcaaggttagagcaatcaaagatggatggagccaagaggatctgatcaaccctttaggcaacaacaccctccaagatatcatggacaaagaccattctacaatgcataccaagcaaatagacatggtggacaaccttgtaattaccaacaagccccaccctgtgcttataggccatcctctcaacgtaacttcgaaccaccacactcacaagctcctttccaccattcaccaccgtatgatcctcatttaccccagttccaatccaatcactcccaaacaccaccacttccccctgTACCATATCtaaatctatcaccccgagaatcagagattcgcctcaagaaaacagtaaaccgacttcaaacaacccttcatcaactggagcaagaagtaagtcaattatcttctagacgttcgaacattcaaggacctcccacagccccatgtggacaatctaacgaagagcgtagtatgaagaagatactagaaactccagtggacaagacagagcatggctttgtactggaacaagtagaggaagctgttattattgaagaagaagagttggttgaagacttaggagacgctgaacctccatgggaatccaaagttgtggagcattctgtcaaggatgttacaattgatgcttaGGAGAATTGTGCGCAATCCCCAGAGCAAGTCcttcatgaagaactagacagaataacccaagaagcaaatttccttgatgatgataatcacaggtcaagttctcctagtaatgaacttgcatctgcaagtgaattctctgagatcgaagactcttccccaagtgaatacgaagatgatacggaggtagatttctctcaacctccagtctatgacttaagtgatgaggaagacatagatggctttgatcaggacatggatacatttgaagaatcttgcaaggaagtggagaatttcacagaagagcacaagggagtagaactcacagaaccgctagaaccacctatcccaaggccattaccacccaatacaagcttcaagtgggtacaatccttaaccttaactgtatttttccacttgaatatggtttgcttgaaacagaaggccagcttagagctctctgtggctttaagagtaaaaggaaaatggctcgtactcagagctggtgcacgaggttcaataaggttccacgcttcaactcgaagtgcacggattggcatcatgatcaattggatggatctcggaaaacgtttggttatcctggtgagaatctaatttctaaaccgcccaaaTGGAtaagtatagatcaagacgaaggcggatttaaaagcaaagtttgggatcctggaatctatgctaacattcgtcaccccggaagcctgacaatctgtttgaagctgctcggaagcttcacatgcctagtttgggaccttgGAGgttattggcattccaagcattggtggagatttctggatgaatttaagcataagccgccataacaggaagctcacccaatgtccaacttaaggactttaactaaaagtgctaggtgggagacaacccaccatggtatgatcgtccctttttcaatttttatttagttttatttgttttcaagttttattttattgaacctggagttttgcatctcattcatattaatcattgcattctgcatactgcataattgcatacctgaaaaaaaaggggtgcgcgacgcgaccgcatcattcatgcgatcgcgtcaagttgcgaaaaacacttcccacgcgaccgcgtccttcacgcggccgcgtgacctggagatcggcgtaaagatccaacgtccagaaagttaggctggaatcatgcggccattgtgcgtttggcaaaaatgacccacgcgatcgcgtccctcactcgatcgcgtcacttgcacaacctcaatcccacgcgacagcgtgagcgacgcgatcgcatcgcatggattgcacaacaccccaaaaggagtcagagagttgcgctgaaacgacgttgGAATCGTGCATTttgcacaatttccagcgacgcgatcgcatgcctcatgcgatcgcgtcattcactcttttcccattccatgcgatcgcgtgccctacgcgatcgcgtcaaccaccatttcagcccaaccacgcggccgcgtgccccacgcgatcgcgtggattcaaatttataacctcccccagtcacgcgaaccctatcagtcgcccCCCAAACCcctctcttccctctcttcttctccaattacaccaccaccacccagccaccaccaccgaACCACCATCacgccgccgaccacccagacgccgccgccacccacccccttcctccttcccccttctttcttcttcttccttcttctttccccTCCAACGCCACTGCCCCCCTCCGCGAGCACCACCCATCGCCGCCGCCCTGTCACCACTGCCCAGCGCCACCCACACGCCCCTTTCCTTCCCCTGTTACCCCCTACCCTCATTACCCCTACCTTTCCTTCACTTCCTCCGAACAGCAGCCACCGCCGCCGCGCCACCCTCTTCCGCCGCGTCGGACGCCAGTGCCGtcatccccagccacctctctgcccaaCTTTCTTTCTTACGCCTACCCGGTTCtgacgaacgccacccttctatccttcgtagttaattcatatttttctgtttatgttcgtcattaggctagttagatatgcatgttgtagtggattttaggttgttaggtagcctaggatatggttagtagatttaggtctgtttaattgcgctgttcatgtctcttgtttcattattttcgcaattctgctgttgttgtgatgttagttttgttcatatgctgtaatttcttgtttcatgctgctctttactctGATTTTTCATGCTCTTATTCCTTATATGTAGTTGCAGCTGTctttttgattcatatgaactatcctgttgttgtttattttccgggacaatccaattttagctggaatgctgcccaaatctctgtaaaatgtttccattcatgtcttgattttggcattttcaactgtgctttccttagatttaaccaaaacaattcatgaatgccagggcaagctttcttattctttttgatttcctggttcataatttgcatttttgatgtttgattctaatttttgctatttctatatctatttgaatcatcatcaacctgttttccttatttggatatgagttacttatagcttctaactgtgaatacttgttacttggaatattttcattatgccacttactttaacccactttttactaactcactaatgttaacttcctaaactctttttcaattccaaccaacctaacctttcaaaacttctcttctgattttctttcactttcttttaacattctgaccatggcatgatgttaatttttctatttaacatgaattcaattccattttggattgtgaattctccttttcggacttttaactcctatacaatccttaatgcacatttacttaactcattttccttatccttttgctcctttgccactttgtgttttttttttattatttgcctatttattttcctattttcactatatcctggttttctatttttcaggatgtctgccagccagagaaaaggaaaaggaaaggctactactggcaaacggaaaagaggagaatcctccatgtccattatggatatcatgcacgatgactcctTGCGGGAAAaaaattttaccccgcaggagaaggccgaccagctaatccctgccactgatccaataaagtttgcaaaccgacactgtgagctgaagtatccggtgtttgcaaactccaggaacctatacctggagagaactttgaagatcccagaagaactccagcaatacacctctgaccagatcaaacaaagaggctggttcttcctggagagaaacctgactgaggtcaatgcatcttgggttagggaattctactgcaattactttaaaacctccctagatgcagtgaaccttagagGAAAGCGGATTCTGGTCACCGAAGAGGCAATTGAAGacgttctgaagcttctgcctaaaactgatcagctggatggttatcagaaagctgaggaagatATGCGTTTcttgaagtttgattgggatgcagtcaaggccaggatagcccttgactcgaccgttccttggattatgggtcagaacaccaccatgccaaagggaatcaagcggatttacctgaatgatgaggctcggctatggcatcagatacttagcaacttcattatgccgagtactcacgagactgagataccagccgctatgatcaccctcctttggtgtgtgatggagggtaaggacctgtacctgccacgctttatccggtaccacatggccagggtccacgtccgaggcactcttccctttccttatctgattacacaggtaggccgtcgagctgacgtgccttgggaggatgctgatgagaagccacctgctgcagaatgcaagaagattattcctcacagcaggaactttctggctttgggctacagacctcctttCCTCACTGCTACTGTTGACATAgctacaccatctgccggcccctcttcctctacagctacccctgccaccaccactgcacctccacctgccccagagcccatctatcatctagtgcaccgcctgtttcgacggcttgaccagatggagcgtcgcaacaagcgacgctatgagcacctgaagctaatgatacgatctggcgacatcccctccgagcctgacacaccatccgaggcatctgaggaggaggtggatgatcacgaggcagagacccatccccagagtgaggctgcgcaggcaggcacagaacaggccgcatcacatcaggaggctctGCCTCAGATTTAGGCTGTAGACCCCAAGattcctatccagtcagcacctcctctgcagcaggctgatcctcagaccaccaccacagagactccagctacccacccttccagtgatgacaccccttcacaccctgcttgagtgagcatcagggacgatgcttcattttaagtgtgggaagatcgccatctctggcgttcctttttttggtgaaccactacagactctttttatttattctgctacttttctgtatttttatttttatttttatttttattttctcagtacttatatatattgctatttttatgtatttattctatgttgcactttagttcatattttagccatttagtcttagtagcaattctaacttattagttatagaaattgtggattaattagtatagtttaccctttttagcataagatagcttagtttgaattgaaaaatataaaaggagagtaaactaggaacttgaacataatagaaacaatccacacaacttgtatatatagcattacatgttagttagttaacaacatttcatcaaggagaaacaatagaaatttaaagccattcaatataaattttacattgagaataatgggaatttttaactaaacctgcatgacatacataactgataaatgatttttgagctagagaacatac
Encoded here:
- the LOC112749935 gene encoding uncharacterized protein isoform X4 — encoded protein: MSSVNLNTSFLFHQGSRSRSPTFHLFHTLTKLPISSITTKKPQKGNRFFPFPSFSVSVVLTKEEVLKGKEENKESEKPAFNFKSYMVNRARNFDNLPSLRHFEDLMVTPLALTVCHGGSAGAVTEGAPELLPKEKDSEGGEGGNKQGQQGKASEGEERASESPCKAESQRGMMKSSDKPPKGSNSGTLAAESPVVNNRSDELQGSPATPNMDVKAESKLAEVWPEASEESHRISKLLQVYSFRMFCKED
- the LOC112749935 gene encoding uncharacterized protein isoform X11, giving the protein MSSVNLNTSFLFHQGSRSRSPTFHLFHTLTKLPISSITTKKPQKGNRFFPFPSFSVSVVLTKEEVLKGKEENKESEKPAFNFKSYMVNRARNFDNLPSLRHFEDLMVTPLALTVCHGGSAGAVTEGAPELLPKEKDSEGGEGGNKQGQQGKASEGEERASESPCKAESQRGMMKSSDKPPKGSNSGTLAAESPVVNNRSDELQGSPATPNMDVKAESKNFSQELQQLREYCMNQKSIDSMLAEVWPEASEESHRISKLLQVYSFRMFCKED
- the LOC112749935 gene encoding uncharacterized protein isoform X9, with the protein product MSSVNLNTSFLFHQGSRSRSPTFHLFHTLTKLPISSITTKKPQKGNRFFPFPSFSVSVVLTKEEVLKGKEENKESEKPAFNFKSYMVNRARNFDNLPSLRHFEDLMVTPLALTVCHGGSAGAVTEGAPELLPKEKDSEGGEGGNKQGQQGKASEGEERASESPCKAESQRGMMKSSDKPPKGSNSGTLAAESPVVNNRSDELQGSPATPNMDVKAESKFLMVTAGGSMARSK
- the LOC112749935 gene encoding uncharacterized protein isoform X7 is translated as MSSVNLNTSFLFHQGSRSRSPTFHLFHTLTKLPISSITTKKPQKGNRFFPFPSFSVSVVLTKEEVLKGKEENKESEKPAFNFKSYMVNRARNFDNLPSLRHFEDLMVTPLALTVCHGGSAGAVTEGAPELLPKEKDSEGGEGGNKQGQQGKASEGEERASESPCKAESQRGMMKSSDKPPKGSNSGTLAAESPVVNNRSDELQGSPATPNMDVKAESKNFSQELQQLREYCMNQKSIDSMGFSF
- the LOC112749935 gene encoding uncharacterized protein isoform X12, which produces MSSVNLNTSFLFHQGSRSRSPTFHLFHTLTKLPISSITTKKPQKGNRFFPFPSFSVSVVLTKEEVLKGKEENKESEKPAFNFKSYMVNRARNFDNLPSLRHFEDLMVTPLALTVCHGGSAGAVTEGAPELLPKEKDSEGGEGGNKQGQQGKASEGEERASESPCKAESQRGMMKSSDKPPKGSNSGTLAAESPVVNNRSDELQGSPATPNMDVKAESKNFSQELQQLREYCMNQKSIDSMFLMVTAGGSMARSK
- the LOC112749935 gene encoding uncharacterized protein isoform X3, translating into MSSVNLNTSFLFHQGSRSRSPTFHLFHTLTKLPISSITTKKPQKGNRFFPFPSFSVSVVLTKEEVLKGKEENKESEKPAFNFKSYMVNRARNFDNLPSLRHFEDLMVTPLALTVCHGGSAGAVTEGAPELLPKEKDSEGGEGGNKQGQQGKASEGEERASESPCKAESQRGMMKSSDKPPKGSNSGTLAAESPVVNNRSDAELQGSPATPNMDVKAESKLAEVWPEASEESHRISKLLQVYSFRMFCKED
- the LOC112749935 gene encoding uncharacterized protein isoform X8; this translates as MSSVNLNTSFLFHQGSRSRSPTFHLFHTLTKLPISSITTKKPQKGNRFFPFPSFSVSVVLTKEEVLKGKEENKESEKPAFNFKSYMVNRARNFDNLPSLRHFEDLMVTPLALTVCHGGSAGAVTEGAPELLPKEKDSEGGEGGNKQGQQGKASEGEERASESPCKAESQRGMMKSSDKPPKGSNSGTLAAESPVVNNRSDAELQGSPATPNMDVKAESKFLMVTAGGSMARSK
- the LOC112749935 gene encoding uncharacterized protein isoform X1, with the translated sequence MSSVNLNTSFLFHQGSRSRSPTFHLFHTLTKLPISSITTKKPQKGNRFFPFPSFSVSVVLTKEEVLKGKEENKESEKPAFNFKSYMVNRARNFDNLPSLRHFEDLMVTPLALTVCHGGSAGAVTEGAPELLPKEKDSEGGEGGNKQGQQGKASEGEERASESPCKAESQRGMMKSSDKPPKGSNSGTLAAESPVVNNRSDAELQGSPATPNMDVKAESKNFSQELQQLREYCMNQKSIDSMLAEVWPEASEESHRISKLLQVYSFRMFCKED